The Pirellulales bacterium genome has a segment encoding these proteins:
- a CDS encoding acetylxylan esterase, protein MKLAIRISLAVFIFAALFHRPLVGQVADAPDGNVAGIAVNYTEAKVGDYTLPDPLKLANGQMVVDAKTWNEQRRGEIVKLFEDNQFGSSPDRPADMQFDVFDAGTPAFDGKALRRQVTIYFAKDKSGPKIELLLYLPADAKQPAPVLLNAGFTANNLMVNDPGVKVGETWDRQQKQRVPATNGRRFGSLNVAPLVEKGFGVATVNYCDIDPDALGAVASGVRGLYLKPGQTEPAPDEWGAIGAWAWGLSRCLDYLETDSGVDAKRVALMGVSRLGKTVLWTAAHDTRFALVIASCSGEGGAALSHRNYGETIAHLVAPTRYPYQFCGNYSKWGDKIDQFPIDSHMLLTLIAPRPVLLQTGDTDRWSDPKGEFLAAVAAGPVYKLLGKQGLDTDQMPATGEPILHTLGYFMHAGGHGTIPSDWEIFLKFLQMHLQPGT, encoded by the coding sequence GTGAAACTTGCCATTCGTATTTCGCTCGCCGTTTTTATTTTTGCCGCGCTTTTCCACCGCCCGCTCGTTGGTCAAGTTGCCGACGCGCCAGACGGAAACGTGGCCGGCATTGCGGTTAACTATACCGAGGCGAAGGTCGGCGACTACACGCTTCCTGATCCGCTGAAACTTGCCAACGGGCAAATGGTGGTCGACGCGAAAACATGGAACGAGCAGCGCCGCGGGGAAATCGTCAAGCTGTTCGAAGACAATCAATTCGGCAGCAGTCCGGATCGCCCCGCCGATATGCAATTCGACGTGTTCGATGCCGGCACTCCGGCCTTCGATGGCAAAGCGCTGCGCCGGCAAGTGACCATCTATTTCGCCAAAGATAAATCCGGCCCGAAAATCGAATTGCTCCTGTATTTGCCGGCCGATGCCAAGCAGCCGGCGCCGGTGCTGCTGAACGCCGGCTTCACGGCGAACAACCTGATGGTGAACGACCCGGGCGTGAAGGTCGGCGAAACTTGGGATCGCCAGCAAAAGCAGCGCGTGCCCGCGACCAATGGCCGCCGCTTCGGAAGTCTGAACGTGGCGCCGCTCGTGGAAAAAGGCTTTGGCGTCGCCACGGTGAATTATTGCGATATCGATCCCGACGCCTTGGGCGCCGTCGCGTCCGGAGTGCGGGGCCTGTATCTGAAGCCGGGGCAAACCGAGCCCGCCCCGGACGAATGGGGCGCCATCGGCGCCTGGGCCTGGGGATTAAGCCGCTGCTTGGATTATTTGGAAACCGATTCCGGCGTCGACGCCAAACGCGTGGCCCTGATGGGCGTTTCCCGGCTGGGCAAAACCGTGTTATGGACTGCCGCCCACGACACGCGCTTCGCTTTGGTCATTGCCAGTTGTTCCGGCGAAGGAGGCGCGGCCTTAAGCCACCGCAATTATGGCGAAACGATTGCGCATTTGGTGGCGCCCACTCGCTACCCTTACCAGTTCTGCGGCAATTATTCCAAGTGGGGCGACAAGATCGATCAATTCCCCATCGATAGCCACATGTTGCTCACGCTGATTGCGCCCCGTCCCGTCCTTTTGCAAACAGGCGATACCGATCGCTGGTCGGACCCCAAGGGAGAATTCTTGGCCGCGGTCGCAGCCGGGCCGGTTTATAAGCTGCTCGGCAAGCAAGGGCTCGACACCGACCAAATGCCCGCCACCGGCGAACCGATTTTGCACACCCTGGGCTACTTCATGCACGCCGGCGGCCACGGCACAATTCCCAGTGATTGGGAAATTTTTCTCAAATTCCTGCAAATGCATTTGCAGCCGGGAACGTAG
- a CDS encoding response regulator, translated as MCPLPALPPANLLLVEDNDDDVYIAKHAIHEGRDADAFTLHVARDGVEGLQFLRREAPFQNAPRPDLILLDLNMPRMDGREMLGVVKNDPDLKRIPIIILTTSDWEVDIIKAYDAHANSYMTKPVDLKKFDEQINLFLGYWFGLIVLPTANCTDAVGTIPHF; from the coding sequence ATGTGTCCACTGCCTGCCTTGCCGCCAGCTAATCTGCTGCTGGTCGAGGATAACGACGACGATGTGTATATTGCCAAGCATGCCATTCACGAAGGCCGCGACGCCGATGCATTCACCTTGCATGTGGCGCGCGACGGCGTGGAAGGTCTTCAGTTCCTGAGGCGCGAAGCGCCGTTCCAAAACGCGCCCCGGCCAGATTTGATTCTGCTCGACCTGAACATGCCCCGCATGGACGGTCGCGAAATGCTGGGCGTGGTCAAGAACGATCCCGATTTGAAACGCATCCCCATCATCATTCTGACCACTTCCGATTGGGAAGTTGATATTATCAAAGCCTACGACGCGCATGCCAACTCTTATATGACGAAGCCAGTCGATTTGAAAAAATTTGACGAACAAATCAACCTCTTTCTTGGTTACTGGTTTGGTCTCATCGTGCTTCCGACCGCAAATTGCACCGACGCCGTTGGAACGATACCGCATTTCTGA
- a CDS encoding response regulator: MRNRYRIMIVEDSPTQALQLQAELERQGWLAQCAGNADEAMAEIHRQPPDLLVVDYMLPGMRGDELCRQVRMNISMRHIPIVMLTSDEEEGMEVRGLDSGADDFLLKSTDTEYFVLRVRALLERTAKTSSLLRPIDSHFKRARILAVDDSPTYLMHLTALLEEEGYLIAHANNGPDALKRVDEDVFDCVLVDLVMPEMDGIEVCRRITSMRERLDSPIAVLMLTGHEDKDDLTRALEAGADDFVGKSSDVAVLKGRIRALLRRKFYQQENQRILEELNKKELEAAHARAEKEAAEARIAQERQRHAEEVAEQLQKTKAELERFNEELKQSNSELRQFAHVASHDLQEPLRSIISFCNLLQKKSADQLDAEASDYMERIVKGALRMKALVQDLLAYSRASQEHQNPYEPVDVQLALADALANLQGSLNDTQAAIHCEPLPVVWADRSQMVQLLQNVIGNALKYRAAATPEIRIGAEQHETTCEFYVSDNGIGIAPEYHERIFEIFKRLHNRTEYPGTGIGLSVCKRIVERHGGRIWVESAWGKGSTFRFTIPLHHHQENENVSTACLAAS, from the coding sequence ATGCGCAACCGCTATCGAATCATGATTGTCGAAGACTCGCCGACCCAAGCGTTGCAACTCCAAGCCGAGTTGGAACGGCAAGGCTGGCTCGCGCAGTGCGCCGGCAATGCCGACGAGGCCATGGCCGAAATTCATCGGCAGCCGCCTGATTTGCTGGTGGTCGATTATATGCTGCCCGGAATGCGCGGCGACGAGCTGTGCCGCCAGGTGCGGATGAACATCAGCATGCGCCACATCCCCATCGTCATGCTCACCTCCGATGAAGAGGAAGGCATGGAAGTCCGCGGCCTCGACAGCGGAGCCGACGATTTTTTGCTGAAATCGACCGATACCGAATACTTTGTCCTCCGCGTGCGCGCTCTGCTGGAACGAACCGCCAAAACGTCCTCGCTGTTGCGACCTATCGATTCACACTTCAAGCGGGCGCGCATCCTGGCCGTCGACGACAGCCCCACCTATCTGATGCACCTGACCGCGCTGTTGGAGGAAGAAGGGTATTTGATCGCGCACGCCAATAATGGCCCTGACGCCCTAAAACGCGTGGACGAAGATGTTTTCGATTGCGTGCTGGTCGATCTGGTGATGCCGGAAATGGATGGCATCGAAGTCTGCCGCAGAATTACCTCCATGCGGGAACGTCTCGATTCTCCCATTGCGGTGCTCATGTTGACCGGCCACGAAGATAAGGACGATTTGACGCGCGCCCTGGAAGCCGGCGCCGACGATTTTGTGGGCAAGTCGAGCGATGTCGCCGTTCTGAAGGGCCGCATCCGCGCGTTGCTACGACGAAAGTTTTATCAGCAGGAAAATCAACGCATCTTAGAGGAACTGAACAAAAAGGAATTGGAAGCCGCCCACGCACGTGCGGAAAAGGAAGCCGCCGAGGCGCGCATTGCCCAGGAACGGCAGCGGCATGCCGAAGAGGTCGCCGAGCAATTGCAAAAGACCAAAGCAGAGCTCGAACGGTTCAACGAGGAGCTAAAACAATCGAACAGCGAACTTCGACAATTCGCACACGTGGCCTCGCACGATTTGCAGGAGCCCCTGCGGTCGATCATTAGTTTCTGCAATCTGCTCCAGAAAAAAAGCGCCGATCAGTTAGATGCGGAAGCCAGCGACTACATGGAACGAATCGTCAAAGGCGCCCTGCGAATGAAAGCCCTCGTGCAAGACCTGCTGGCCTATTCTCGCGCCAGCCAAGAGCACCAGAACCCTTATGAACCGGTGGATGTTCAGCTGGCTTTGGCCGATGCCCTCGCCAATTTGCAAGGCTCCTTGAATGATACTCAGGCGGCGATTCATTGCGAACCGCTGCCCGTTGTTTGGGCCGACCGCAGCCAAATGGTGCAGTTGCTGCAAAATGTCATCGGGAATGCCTTGAAATATCGGGCTGCCGCCACGCCGGAAATCAGGATTGGCGCCGAACAACACGAAACAACCTGCGAGTTCTACGTCAGCGATAACGGAATTGGAATCGCTCCGGAATACCACGAACGTATTTTCGAAATTTTCAAACGCTTGCACAACCGCACCGAATACCCCGGCACGGGCATCGGGCTTTCCGTTTGCAAGCGAATTGTGGAACGCCACGGGGGACGAATCTGGGTCGAGTCTGCATGGGGTAAGGGAAGCACTTTCCGCTTTACCATCCCCCTTCATCATCACCAGGAGAACGAGAATGTGTCCACTGCCTGCCTTGCCGCCAGCTAA